In Bythopirellula goksoeyrii, a single window of DNA contains:
- a CDS encoding CHRD domain-containing protein, whose amino-acid sequence MKPATLSLVLALTCLACTSTAHEQIYTFDLSGPAESPPNASPGTGSALVTFDLDLVTMRVQADFTGLTGMTTAAHIHCCTADPGLLNAGVATITPTFTGFPSGVTAGVYDHTYDMAVAGSYNAAFITANGGTVSSALNTLLAGLDAGKAYFNIHTSTFGGGEIRGFGVVIPEPGSMLLTVVGLGTSLLGCRRWI is encoded by the coding sequence ATGAAGCCAGCAACACTGTCTTTAGTTTTGGCCCTGACATGCCTAGCTTGCACTTCAACTGCGCACGAGCAGATTTATACATTCGATCTCAGCGGGCCCGCCGAGTCGCCCCCCAATGCCTCCCCTGGTACTGGTTCTGCATTGGTAACCTTTGATCTAGATTTGGTGACAATGCGAGTCCAAGCCGATTTCACGGGATTGACCGGGATGACTACTGCAGCCCACATTCATTGTTGTACTGCAGATCCTGGCTTATTAAATGCTGGTGTTGCCACGATTACTCCTACCTTTACCGGCTTTCCCTCAGGGGTGACCGCAGGAGTGTATGATCACACCTATGATATGGCCGTGGCGGGTAGCTACAATGCGGCATTCATCACGGCCAATGGGGGTACGGTTTCGAGTGCCCTCAACACGCTCTTAGCCGGTTTGGATGCAGGCAAAGCCTACTTCAATATTCACACCTCAACATTTGGAGGCGGTGAAATACGCGGATTTGGTGTGGTAATTCCCGAGCCTGGGTCAATGT